A section of the Chryseobacterium ginsenosidimutans genome encodes:
- the rpsL gene encoding 30S ribosomal protein S12 produces the protein MPTIQQLVRKGRATLAKKSKSAALDSCPQRRGVCTRVYTTTPKKPNSALRKVARVRLSNGKEVNAYIPGEGHNLQEHSIVLVRGGRVKDLPGVRYHIVRGALDTAGVNGRTQRRSKYGAKRPKPGQAPAAPAKGKKK, from the coding sequence ATGCCTACTATTCAACAATTAGTAAGAAAAGGAAGAGCCACGCTTGCCAAGAAGAGCAAATCGGCTGCCCTTGATTCTTGTCCACAAAGACGCGGTGTATGTACGAGAGTATATACTACCACTCCTAAGAAACCTAACTCTGCACTTAGAAAAGTTGCAAGGGTAAGACTTTCTAACGGGAAGGAAGTCAACGCCTACATCCCGGGCGAAGGACATAATCTTCAAGAGCACTCGATAGTATTGGTGAGAGGCGGAAGGGTGAAAGACCTACCGGGAGTACGTTACCACATCGTAAGAGGTGCTTTAGACACTGCAGGTGTAAATGGAAGAACACAGAGAAGATCGAAGTATGGAGCTAAGAGACCAAAACCAGGTCAGGCACCAGCTGCGCCAGCAAAAGGAAAGAAAAAATAA
- a CDS encoding MIP/aquaporin family protein, giving the protein MKTMTPFVAEIIGTMLMILLGNGVVANVVLKDTKGNNSGWIVITTAWALAVFVGVTVAGPISGAHLNPAVTLGLAIAGKFSWDLVPTYIAGEMIGAMLGAFLVWLFHKDHFAITEDEGAKLACFSTGPAIRKPISNVISEIIGTFVLVFVIFHFADPSMTLNNDPTAKIGLGTVGALPVTLLVWAIGLSLGGTTGYAINPARDLGPRIMHTILPVKGTSDWGYAWIPIVGPILGATLAALLHLVLS; this is encoded by the coding sequence ATTAAAACTATGACTCCATTTGTAGCAGAAATAATCGGCACCATGCTGATGATACTTTTAGGAAACGGCGTGGTGGCAAACGTTGTTTTGAAAGACACCAAAGGAAATAATTCCGGATGGATCGTGATTACAACAGCCTGGGCTTTGGCAGTTTTTGTCGGAGTTACAGTCGCAGGACCTATCAGCGGAGCGCATCTGAACCCGGCAGTGACTTTAGGATTGGCGATTGCAGGGAAATTTTCCTGGGATTTGGTTCCAACTTATATCGCAGGAGAAATGATCGGCGCAATGCTGGGTGCTTTTCTGGTTTGGCTATTTCATAAAGATCACTTTGCCATTACAGAAGATGAAGGGGCAAAACTGGCTTGTTTCAGTACCGGTCCGGCAATCAGAAAACCAATTTCAAATGTAATCAGCGAGATTATAGGAACTTTCGTTTTGGTCTTCGTGATTTTCCATTTTGCAGATCCGAGTATGACTTTGAATAATGATCCGACTGCAAAAATCGGGTTAGGAACAGTCGGAGCTTTACCTGTGACGCTTTTAGTTTGGGCGATCGGTCTGTCTTTAGGAGGAACAACGGGTTATGCCATCAATCCTGCAAGAGATTTAGGTCCGAGAATTATGCACACTATTCTTCCCGTAAAAGGAACCAGTGACTGGGGTTATGCATGGATCCCCATTGTAGGACCAATTTTAGGAGCTACTCTCGCAGCTTTACTGCATCTCGTTTTAAGTTAA
- a CDS encoding Dps family protein, with amino-acid sequence MKNANIIGLKETDCKQIAEKLNILLANYSIFYQNTRGSHWNIKGDQFFTLHPKFEELYNSLVLKIDEIAERILTLGATPAHNYSDYLKVSTIKESQEVTNGTKSVEIILNSFKVVIDLQRELLDITDKAGDEGTNSQMSDYITEQEKEVWMYNSYLGK; translated from the coding sequence ATGAAAAACGCGAACATTATCGGTCTAAAAGAAACCGACTGCAAACAAATTGCAGAAAAATTAAATATCCTTTTGGCAAACTATTCCATTTTCTATCAAAACACAAGAGGTTCTCATTGGAATATCAAAGGAGATCAGTTTTTTACGCTTCACCCAAAATTCGAGGAACTATACAACAGCCTGGTATTGAAAATCGATGAAATTGCAGAAAGAATTTTGACATTAGGTGCTACACCGGCTCATAATTATTCAGATTATTTAAAAGTATCTACAATCAAAGAAAGCCAGGAGGTAACTAATGGTACTAAGAGTGTAGAAATAATTTTAAATTCTTTCAAAGTGGTAATTGATCTTCAAAGAGAACTCTTGGATATCACAGATAAAGCTGGAGACGAAGGAACAAACTCACAAATGAGCGATTATATTACTGAACAGGAAAAAGAAGTCTGGATGTACAACTCTTATCTTGGGAAGTAA
- the pncB gene encoding nicotinate phosphoribosyltransferase: protein MHDVRLNSILDNDFYKITMQNAVVKLFPSSVVKYEFINRGKHQFPKGFDAALREAVNKMAELKLTKDEKKFMARTCPYIDLPYLDFLEGYHFDPSEVKIHQEGSDLSVSVEGLWYRTILWEVPLLALISELHYEMNHMERDSNEVVMRKTLEKADALAKLGVNFAEFGTRRRHSHKVQNLVMEALTQHKESTFIGSSNVHFAMKYNVKPIGTHAHEWFMFHGAEYGFKMANELALEHWVDVYRGDLGVALSDTYTTDVFFQQFDKKFAKLFDGVRHDSGDALEFADKTIAHYQRHGINPLFKYIIFSDALNLEKVEEITNYCAGKIGVSFGIGTNLTNDVGLKPMNIVMKLIGVQAPNQEWIPTVKLSDEHGKYTGDPKMIELAKEFLRIKD, encoded by the coding sequence ATGCACGACGTACGATTGAACTCCATTTTAGATAACGATTTTTATAAAATAACTATGCAGAACGCAGTGGTAAAATTATTCCCAAGTTCTGTGGTTAAATACGAATTTATCAACAGAGGAAAACATCAGTTTCCGAAAGGCTTTGATGCCGCTTTAAGAGAAGCCGTAAACAAAATGGCAGAACTTAAGCTCACAAAAGATGAAAAGAAATTCATGGCAAGAACTTGTCCATACATTGATCTTCCTTATTTAGATTTTCTCGAAGGCTATCATTTTGATCCGTCTGAAGTGAAAATTCATCAGGAAGGAAGCGATCTTTCTGTAAGCGTAGAAGGGCTTTGGTACAGAACAATTCTTTGGGAAGTTCCTTTGCTGGCTTTAATCAGCGAACTTCATTATGAAATGAATCACATGGAAAGAGATTCCAACGAAGTTGTGATGAGAAAAACACTGGAAAAGGCTGATGCACTGGCAAAATTGGGAGTGAACTTCGCCGAATTCGGGACAAGAAGAAGACATTCTCATAAAGTTCAGAATTTGGTAATGGAGGCCTTAACGCAACATAAAGAATCTACCTTTATCGGAAGTTCGAACGTACATTTTGCCATGAAATATAATGTAAAGCCAATAGGAACTCACGCTCACGAATGGTTCATGTTCCACGGGGCAGAATATGGTTTCAAAATGGCAAACGAACTGGCTTTAGAACATTGGGTAGATGTTTATAGAGGTGATTTGGGTGTTGCACTTTCAGATACATACACAACAGATGTTTTTTTCCAGCAGTTTGACAAAAAATTCGCTAAACTATTCGACGGAGTTCGCCACGACAGCGGTGACGCACTTGAATTTGCCGACAAAACCATCGCACATTATCAAAGACACGGAATTAATCCTTTATTTAAATATATTATTTTCTCTGATGCTTTAAATCTTGAAAAAGTAGAAGAAATAACCAATTATTGCGCAGGAAAAATTGGCGTTTCTTTCGGAATAGGAACCAATCTCACAAATGATGTAGGCTTAAAACCAATGAATATCGTGATGAAATTAATAGGTGTTCAAGCTCCAAACCAAGAATGGATCCCAACCGTAAAACTTTCTGATGAACACGGAAAATATACAGGAGATCCAAAAATGATCGAATTGGCAAAAGAATTTCTGAGAATAAAAGATTAA
- the rpsJ gene encoding 30S ribosomal protein S10: MSQRIRIKLKSYDYNLVDKSAEKIVKTVKATGAVVNGPIPLPTNKRIFTVLRSPHVNKKAREQFQLSAHKRLMDIYSSSSKTVDALMKLELPSGVDVEIKV; encoded by the coding sequence ATGTCACAAAGAATCAGAATAAAACTAAAATCTTACGATTACAACTTGGTAGACAAGTCTGCTGAGAAAATCGTAAAAACGGTAAAGGCTACTGGTGCTGTTGTAAACGGACCAATTCCATTACCTACTAATAAGAGAATCTTCACTGTATTGAGATCTCCACACGTTAACAAAAAAGCTAGAGAACAGTTCCAATTATCAGCTCACAAGAGATTGATGGATATCTATTCTTCTTCTTCTAAAACTGTGGATGCTCTAATGAAATTAGAGTTACCAAGCGGTGTAGATGTAGAAATTAAAGTGTGA
- the rpsG gene encoding 30S ribosomal protein S7: MRKTKAKKRPLLPDPKFNDQLVTRFVNNLMLDGKKSIAFKIFYDALEIVETKKGETEKTALEIWKDALTNVMPHVEVRSRRVGGANFQIPMPIRADRKISMAMKWLIKYSKARNDKSMALKLANEVVAASREEGAAYKKKSDTHKMAEANKAFSHFKF, translated from the coding sequence ATGAGAAAGACAAAAGCGAAAAAAAGACCGTTGTTACCAGATCCGAAGTTTAATGATCAATTGGTAACAAGATTTGTAAATAACTTAATGCTTGACGGTAAAAAGTCAATCGCATTCAAAATTTTCTATGATGCATTAGAGATCGTAGAAACTAAAAAAGGAGAAACTGAAAAAACTGCCCTTGAAATCTGGAAAGATGCATTAACTAACGTTATGCCTCACGTAGAAGTACGTTCTAGAAGAGTAGGTGGAGCTAACTTCCAGATTCCTATGCCAATCAGAGCGGATAGAAAAATTTCTATGGCAATGAAATGGTTAATCAAATATTCTAAAGCTAGAAATGATAAGTCTATGGCTTTGAAATTAGCTAATGAAGTTGTAGCTGCTTCAAGAGAAGAAGGTGCTGCTTACAAAAAGAAATCTGATACTCACAAAATGGCGGAAGCTAACAAAGCTTTCTCACACTTTAAATTCTAA
- the glpK gene encoding glycerol kinase GlpK, giving the protein MSEKLILALDQGTTSSRAILFNHSGEIEFVSQKSFEQIYPTPGWVEHDPNDIWSSQVSVAAEVIAKAGISGREIAAIGITNQRETTVVWDKETGEPVYNAIVWQDRRTSKYCDELKEQGYAETIKEKTGLILDAYFSATKLKWILDHVEGARKKAEAGKLCFGTVDTFLVWKLTRGKMFITDVSNASRTMLLNIHTLEWDNDLLELFTIPRAILPEVKQSSEIYGETATTLFSTKIPIAGIAGDQQAALFGQMCTTPGMVKNTYGTGCFLLMNTGKEAVSSKNNLLTTVAWKINGEVNYALEGSVFVGGAAIQWLRDGLKLINSAEEVNTLAQSVEDNGGVYFVPALTGLGAPYWDQYARGTIVGVTRGTTNAHIARATLEGIAFQVYDIVKAMEADAGKKSPELRVDGGASASDILMQIQSDIFGAKITRPKTLETTALGAAYLAGLAVGYWENIDEIQSQWIVDKHFQPQMEQEKAEKMINTWHKAVQRSQNWIED; this is encoded by the coding sequence ATGAGTGAAAAGTTAATTCTCGCTCTAGACCAAGGTACGACTTCGTCAAGAGCCATTTTATTCAATCACAGCGGGGAAATAGAATTTGTTTCTCAGAAAAGTTTTGAACAGATATACCCTACTCCGGGTTGGGTAGAACACGATCCCAACGACATCTGGTCGTCGCAGGTTTCCGTAGCTGCAGAAGTGATTGCCAAAGCAGGCATTTCAGGAAGAGAAATTGCCGCCATCGGAATTACCAATCAGCGTGAAACAACTGTCGTCTGGGATAAAGAAACCGGTGAACCCGTCTACAATGCAATCGTGTGGCAAGACAGAAGAACGTCAAAATATTGTGACGAATTAAAAGAACAGGGCTATGCTGAAACGATTAAAGAAAAGACAGGTCTTATATTGGATGCTTATTTTTCAGCAACAAAACTGAAATGGATTTTAGACCATGTAGAAGGAGCAAGGAAAAAAGCAGAAGCAGGAAAATTGTGTTTCGGGACCGTTGATACTTTTCTAGTCTGGAAATTAACCCGTGGAAAAATGTTTATCACCGATGTTTCGAATGCGAGCAGAACGATGCTTTTGAATATTCATACCTTAGAATGGGATAATGATTTGTTAGAATTATTTACTATTCCAAGAGCCATTCTTCCAGAAGTAAAACAAAGCAGCGAAATCTACGGAGAAACTGCCACTACCCTGTTTTCAACAAAAATTCCGATTGCAGGTATTGCGGGAGATCAACAGGCAGCTTTATTCGGGCAAATGTGTACAACTCCGGGAATGGTAAAAAATACCTACGGAACAGGTTGTTTCCTTTTAATGAATACGGGAAAGGAAGCCGTTTCTTCAAAAAATAATTTGCTGACCACTGTTGCCTGGAAAATTAATGGCGAAGTAAATTATGCGTTGGAAGGAAGTGTATTTGTGGGCGGAGCAGCGATTCAATGGTTAAGAGATGGTTTAAAATTAATCAATTCTGCAGAAGAAGTAAATACATTGGCTCAATCGGTTGAAGATAATGGCGGAGTCTATTTTGTTCCTGCATTAACTGGATTAGGTGCTCCTTATTGGGACCAGTACGCTCGCGGAACCATTGTAGGCGTAACACGTGGAACAACAAATGCACACATTGCAAGGGCTACTTTGGAAGGCATTGCTTTTCAGGTGTACGACATTGTAAAAGCCATGGAGGCTGATGCAGGGAAGAAAAGCCCTGAACTGAGAGTGGATGGCGGAGCATCTGCAAGTGATATTTTAATGCAGATTCAGTCAGATATTTTCGGAGCTAAAATTACGAGACCAAAAACGTTGGAAACAACAGCGTTGGGAGCAGCCTATCTTGCCGGACTTGCCGTTGGATATTGGGAAAATATTGATGAAATACAATCTCAATGGATTGTTGATAAACATTTCCAGCCTCAAATGGAACAAGAGAAAGCCGAAAAGATGATCAATACCTGGCACAAGGCTGTTCAGCGTTCTCAAAACTGGATCGAAGATTAA
- the fusA gene encoding elongation factor G — protein sequence MSRDLKFTRNIGIAAHIDAGKTTTTERILFYTGVNHKIGEVHDGASTMDWMEQEAERGITITSAATTCSWNFPTDQGKPLAETKPYHFNIIDTPGHVDFTVEVNRSLRVLDGLVFLFSAVDGVEPQSETNWRLADNYKVARMGFVNKMDRQGADFLNVVNQVKTMLGSNAVPIVLPIGAEEDFKGVVDLIKNRAIIWDEAGQGATFEVVPIPEDMKDEVLEYREKLVEAVADYDDTLMEKFFEDPDSISEDEINEALRKATIDLSIIPMTCGSSFKNKGVQFMLDAVCKYLPSPLDKDDIKGTDPRTDAEITRKPDVNEPFAALAFKIATDPFVGRLAFFRAYSGRLDAGSYILNTRSGDKERISRIYQMHANKQNPVEYIEAGDIGAAVGFKSIKTGDTMCDEKNPIVLESMVFPDPVIGIAVEPKTKADQDKMGNALAKLAEEDPTFTVRTDEASGQTIISGMGELHLDIIVDRMKREFKVEVNQGQPQVEYKENLTRVAQHREVYKKQSGGKGKFADIVFELGPAEEGKIGLEFINEIKGGNVPREFVPAIEKGFKAAMKNGPLAGFEVEGIKVVLKDGSFHAVDSDALSFELAAKLGFKEAGRAAKPVIMEPIMKLEVVTPEEYMGNIIGDLNKRRGTISGQEEKNGAVVIKGSVPLSEMFGYVTTLRTLSSGRATSSMELEKYQATPQNVAEEIIAKAKG from the coding sequence ATGAGTAGAGATCTTAAATTTACAAGAAATATTGGTATTGCTGCCCACATTGATGCGGGAAAAACTACCACTACAGAAAGAATCTTATTCTATACAGGGGTAAATCACAAAATTGGTGAAGTTCATGATGGAGCTTCTACAATGGACTGGATGGAGCAGGAAGCAGAAAGAGGTATTACCATTACTTCTGCTGCAACTACTTGTTCTTGGAACTTTCCAACAGACCAAGGAAAACCTTTAGCTGAGACTAAACCTTACCACTTCAACATCATCGATACACCGGGACACGTTGACTTCACAGTAGAAGTAAACAGATCTTTGAGAGTATTGGATGGTTTGGTGTTTTTATTCTCTGCAGTAGATGGAGTAGAGCCTCAGTCTGAAACAAACTGGAGACTTGCTGACAACTATAAAGTTGCTAGAATGGGATTCGTAAACAAAATGGACCGTCAAGGTGCTGACTTCCTTAACGTGGTAAACCAGGTTAAGACAATGTTAGGATCTAATGCAGTTCCAATCGTTTTGCCAATCGGTGCTGAAGAAGATTTCAAAGGTGTTGTAGACTTAATTAAAAATAGAGCGATCATCTGGGATGAAGCAGGACAAGGAGCTACTTTTGAAGTAGTGCCAATTCCTGAAGATATGAAGGATGAAGTTCTTGAATACAGAGAGAAATTAGTAGAAGCTGTTGCTGACTACGATGATACTTTGATGGAGAAATTCTTCGAAGATCCGGATTCTATCTCTGAAGACGAAATCAACGAGGCTCTTAGAAAAGCTACTATCGATTTATCAATTATTCCAATGACTTGTGGTTCTTCATTTAAGAATAAAGGAGTACAGTTTATGTTGGATGCAGTATGTAAATACTTGCCTTCTCCATTGGATAAAGATGATATCAAAGGTACTGACCCAAGAACTGATGCTGAAATTACAAGAAAACCAGACGTAAACGAGCCATTCGCAGCTTTAGCGTTTAAGATTGCTACCGATCCTTTCGTAGGAAGATTAGCATTCTTCAGAGCATACTCTGGAAGATTAGATGCAGGTTCTTATATCTTGAACACTCGTTCAGGAGATAAAGAAAGAATCTCAAGAATCTATCAGATGCACGCTAACAAGCAAAATCCTGTAGAATATATTGAAGCAGGAGATATTGGTGCAGCGGTAGGATTCAAATCTATCAAAACTGGTGATACAATGTGTGACGAGAAAAACCCAATCGTTCTTGAATCGATGGTTTTCCCTGATCCGGTAATTGGTATCGCTGTTGAGCCTAAAACTAAGGCAGACCAAGATAAAATGGGTAACGCATTAGCTAAATTAGCTGAAGAAGATCCAACATTTACGGTTAGAACTGACGAAGCTTCTGGACAAACAATTATCTCTGGTATGGGTGAGCTTCACTTGGATATCATTGTTGACCGTATGAAGAGAGAATTCAAAGTTGAAGTAAACCAAGGTCAGCCACAGGTAGAATACAAAGAAAATCTTACAAGAGTTGCTCAACACAGAGAAGTTTACAAAAAACAATCTGGTGGTAAAGGTAAATTTGCTGATATTGTATTTGAATTAGGACCAGCTGAAGAAGGTAAAATAGGTTTAGAATTTATTAACGAGATCAAAGGTGGTAACGTTCCAAGAGAATTTGTTCCTGCTATTGAAAAAGGCTTTAAAGCTGCAATGAAAAACGGTCCTTTGGCTGGTTTCGAAGTTGAAGGTATTAAAGTAGTTCTTAAAGACGGATCTTTCCACGCAGTGGATTCTGATGCACTTTCTTTTGAATTAGCTGCAAAATTAGGATTTAAAGAAGCGGGACGTGCTGCTAAGCCAGTAATCATGGAGCCTATTATGAAACTGGAGGTTGTAACTCCGGAAGAATATATGGGTAACATCATTGGTGACCTTAACAAGAGAAGAGGTACAATTAGTGGTCAGGAAGAGAAAAACGGAGCTGTTGTAATCAAAGGTTCTGTTCCACTTTCTGAAATGTTTGGATATGTAACAACTCTAAGAACACTTTCATCAGGAAGAGCTACTTCTTCTATGGAATTAGAGAAGTACCAAGCTACTCCACAAAATGTTGCCGAAGAAATCATTGCTAAAGCAAAAGGTTAA
- a CDS encoding DUF5995 family protein, which translates to MKTIEEVLKKLDEIIIWAKENQNPVGYFACTYRIMTAQVLKGIQQKKFDDNPRMTQLDLAFATRYLEAWDTYAKGQNCSNSWYIAFEAAKNKNFLILQHIFLGMNAHINLDLGISAATIMPYRKINPLKKDFENINNVIASINQKVQDSLNKICYPVDLIDKISNGKDNAVLDFAISRARETSWATAVMTSNTPNFLRSSVIGIVDYAAAKVASQILNPKILSPALTRELKKCESRDIVKNIEILENTKSV; encoded by the coding sequence ATGAAAACCATAGAAGAAGTTCTAAAAAAATTAGACGAGATTATTATCTGGGCCAAAGAAAACCAAAATCCGGTCGGATATTTTGCGTGCACTTACAGAATCATGACAGCACAGGTTTTGAAAGGAATTCAACAGAAAAAATTTGATGACAACCCCAGAATGACTCAGCTTGACCTAGCTTTTGCAACACGATATCTGGAAGCTTGGGATACTTATGCGAAAGGTCAAAATTGCTCAAATTCGTGGTATATAGCTTTTGAAGCAGCAAAGAATAAAAATTTTCTCATTTTACAGCATATTTTCTTAGGAATGAATGCTCACATCAATCTTGATTTGGGAATTTCTGCTGCCACAATTATGCCCTACAGAAAAATAAATCCTTTGAAAAAAGATTTTGAAAACATCAATAATGTCATTGCTTCTATCAACCAAAAAGTTCAGGATTCTTTAAATAAAATCTGTTATCCCGTAGATCTAATCGATAAGATTTCGAACGGAAAAGACAATGCTGTTTTAGATTTTGCAATCTCAAGAGCAAGGGAAACTTCGTGGGCAACCGCCGTAATGACTTCCAACACGCCTAACTTTTTAAGAAGTTCCGTCATCGGAATTGTTGATTATGCCGCTGCAAAAGTTGCTTCACAAATTTTAAATCCAAAAATTCTTAGTCCTGCTTTAACCAGAGAATTAAAAAAATGTGAGAGCAGAGATATTGTTAAGAATATTGAGATTTTGGAAAATACAAAAAGCGTATAA
- the rmuC gene encoding DNA recombination protein RmuC: MEMTYLILGFISGGIFGAAILYFMLKSSMVPRKSYDELNNLFIKNNSDLENSSQKIQELTQNINKEKEFNLQQTDLLNDLKNEFAKVSAIHYSLNAQFSEQKQINTKQSSQIESLLMEKQDLFARNSELSAKNEGLQKSLETQKGEIMKIQEESKLQFENLANKILEEKTEKFTTLNQNNLKIILEPFQEKITDLKNRVNEAYEKENKERFSLAEKVKELAELNQQISEDAKKLTRALKGESKTQGNWGEMILESILEKSGLVKGREYFLEHELRDEDNKALFSEFSGKKMRPDAVIKYPDERNVIIDSKVSLTAFTELVDETDQDIYLIKVNQHLSSIKNHISQLSQKAYDDYGKSLDFVMMFIPSEPAYIAAMQADQNLWNYAYDRRILLLNPSNLITSLKLIADLWKREHQNKNSMEIADRGAKLYDKFVGFLENLEKVGKNLDQAKNVYNDAYKQLSSGNDNLIIQTQKLKSLGIKNKKDIPQSLIDNSQSSLDLPNE, encoded by the coding sequence ATGGAGATGACATATTTAATTTTGGGATTTATTTCCGGAGGGATTTTTGGTGCTGCTATTCTATATTTTATGCTGAAATCATCAATGGTTCCAAGAAAATCTTATGATGAACTGAATAATCTATTCATTAAAAATAATTCTGATTTAGAAAATTCAAGTCAGAAAATTCAGGAACTGACTCAAAATATTAATAAAGAAAAAGAATTCAATTTGCAGCAAACTGATCTTTTGAATGATCTTAAAAATGAATTTGCAAAAGTTTCTGCAATCCACTACTCACTGAATGCCCAATTTTCAGAACAAAAACAGATCAATACAAAACAATCTTCTCAGATTGAAAGTCTTTTAATGGAGAAACAGGATCTTTTTGCGAGAAATTCAGAACTTTCTGCTAAAAATGAAGGGTTACAAAAATCTTTAGAAACTCAGAAAGGAGAAATAATGAAAATTCAGGAAGAGTCAAAATTGCAGTTTGAAAATCTTGCGAATAAAATTTTAGAAGAGAAAACAGAAAAATTCACAACTTTAAATCAAAATAATTTAAAAATAATTCTTGAACCATTTCAGGAAAAAATCACCGACCTCAAAAACCGTGTGAATGAAGCCTATGAAAAAGAAAACAAGGAACGCTTCTCTCTTGCGGAAAAAGTAAAAGAACTTGCCGAACTGAATCAGCAGATCTCAGAAGATGCTAAAAAGCTAACAAGAGCTTTAAAAGGTGAAAGTAAAACACAGGGAAACTGGGGCGAAATGATTCTCGAAAGTATTTTAGAAAAATCAGGTCTGGTAAAAGGCAGAGAATATTTCCTTGAGCATGAACTTCGTGACGAAGACAACAAAGCACTTTTCTCTGAATTTTCGGGTAAAAAAATGCGTCCCGATGCGGTTATAAAATATCCAGACGAAAGAAATGTAATCATAGATTCTAAAGTTTCTCTGACAGCATTTACAGAATTAGTGGATGAAACAGATCAGGATATTTACCTCATTAAAGTGAATCAACATCTGTCATCTATTAAAAATCACATCTCACAATTAAGCCAAAAAGCATATGATGATTATGGAAAATCTCTGGATTTTGTAATGATGTTTATTCCAAGTGAACCAGCTTATATTGCAGCAATGCAGGCAGATCAGAATCTTTGGAATTATGCTTACGACAGGAGAATTTTATTATTAAATCCAAGCAATTTAATTACTTCTTTAAAACTGATAGCAGATCTTTGGAAACGTGAACATCAAAATAAAAACTCTATGGAAATTGCCGATAGAGGAGCAAAACTATATGATAAATTCGTAGGTTTTCTGGAAAATCTTGAGAAAGTAGGAAAGAATCTCGATCAGGCGAAAAATGTTTATAATGATGCTTATAAGCAGCTTTCAAGCGGAAACGACAATCTTATCATCCAAACGCAGAAACTGAAATCTTTAGGAATTAAAAACAAAAAAGACATTCCGCAAAGTCTCATTGACAATTCACAGAGTTCACTGGATTTGCCAAACGAATAA
- a CDS encoding low affinity iron permease family protein — protein MNNSNKSIFERFSDWATKFTGSPSAFIGATLIVVIWGVTGPVFNYSETWQLVINTGTTIITFLMVFLIQKSQNKDSKAIQIKLNELIAANEKASNRIVDIEDLTEKDLDQLHCYYEKLADFAEKGEDIHTSHSIDAAKRNQSYKQEYFQKRHEEWLQKQQEKKESI, from the coding sequence ATGAACAATTCAAATAAAAGTATTTTTGAAAGATTTTCAGATTGGGCTACAAAGTTTACAGGAAGTCCTTCTGCCTTTATCGGGGCTACTTTAATCGTTGTGATATGGGGAGTTACCGGTCCGGTTTTTAATTATTCCGAAACCTGGCAGCTTGTTATTAATACAGGAACTACGATTATAACTTTTTTAATGGTTTTTCTGATCCAGAAATCACAGAATAAAGATTCTAAAGCAATTCAGATAAAACTGAATGAACTGATTGCCGCCAACGAAAAAGCAAGTAATAGAATTGTAGATATCGAAGATCTTACCGAAAAAGATCTGGATCAGCTTCATTGTTACTACGAAAAGCTGGCTGATTTTGCAGAAAAAGGAGAAGATATTCATACTTCACATTCGATAGATGCAGCCAAAAGAAATCAAAGTTATAAACAGGAATATTTCCAGAAAAGGCATGAAGAATGGCTTCAGAAACAGCAAGAAAAAAAGGAATCAATCTGA